A part of Rhopalosiphum maidis isolate BTI-1 chromosome 3, ASM367621v3, whole genome shotgun sequence genomic DNA contains:
- the LOC113559674 gene encoding uncharacterized protein LOC113559674, translating to MASATLSVTDTHKQTQSTSQLKTNLPTSLAETTANTTFPKKELAIILNTINDIAQIEYIKALEKITPTKNITFASFNIDPDDPVPFAQNNKVIVEQPKTDHDNWSNTVNVPVPLDSLCDPDDPVNPIPSLQLERKERILKGAFQPKLKMYPRTQFGNRARSFQSSWYDDFSWLEYSVKLDRAFCFVCRMFNTAPVLNSGQVDFAFSQKGFKNWSTSTTKFKKHQNSISHNFSMTAYHNFSNCKPIDVTLDESRLVSISEREKQRLHNRNIMHRLIDITLCLAKSGKPFRGHLEKSSDVCKGLFLDIVDI from the exons ATGGCTTCGGCTACTTTATCAGTCACGGATACCCACAAACAAACACAATCTACATCTCAATTAAAAACCAATCTACCAACATCCTTAGCAGAAACCACAGCCAACACCACTTTTCCAAAAAAAGAACTAGCTATTATTCTAAACACTATTAACGACATAGCCCAAATCGAATATATAAAAGCTCTCGAAAAAATCACTCCTACCAAGAACATAACATTTGCTTCTT tcaaCATTGATCCAGATGATCCGGTACCATTTGCAcagaataataaagttattgttGAGCAACCCAAAACGGATCATGATAATTGGTCAAATACTGTTAATGTACCAGTACCACtag ATTCACTATGTGACCCTGATGATCCTGTAAACCCAATACCATCTCTTCAGTTAGAACGAAAAGAGCGAATACTTAAAGGGGCATTccaaccaaaattaaaaatgtatcccaGGACACAGTTTGGAAATAGAGCACGGAGTTTCCAAAGTTCCTGGTATGATGATTTTAGCTGGTTAGAATATAGTGTGAAACTTGACAGAGCATTTTGTTTCGTATGTCGGATGTTTAATACAGCTCCAGTGTTAAATTCCGGACAAGTAGACTTTGCTTTTTCACaaaaaggttttaaaaattggaGTACTTCtactacaaaatttaaaaaacaccaAAATTCAATCTCCCATAATTTTAGCATGACAGCGTATCATAACTTTTCAAATTGTAAACCAATTGATGTTACCTTGGATGAATCTAGATTAGTATCTATTAGTGAAAGAGAAAAGCAGCGTTTGCACAATCGTAACATCATGCATCGATTGATAGATATTACTTTGTGTTTAGCTAAAAGTGGCAAACCATTTAGAGGGCACTTAGAAAAAAGTTCAGATGTGTGTAAgggtttatttttagatattgtggacatttaa
- the LOC113559673 gene encoding uncharacterized protein LOC113559673 yields the protein MKCHVYFTVLDDLFNGLENRFNQETLNLIGAIGRLVELKTEEFDIELISRKFVLNSDELEGELRLLRSLPDFVAGPSNKTIHQWLEKLSISKNFVNVNKALKLFTTIPVTTCSCERAFSKLSLVKTKLRSRMSQERLDAMMLIFVEQELASEINYDEVIDEFKHLHPFD from the coding sequence ATGAAATGTCATGTTTACTTCACTGTATTAGATGATTTGTTTAACGGTCttgaaaatcgatttaatcaggaaacattaaatttaattggtgCAATTGGTCGTTTAGTAGAACTAAAAACTGAAGAATTTGACATTGAATTAATTTCACGGAAATTTGTACTTAATAGTGACGAATTAGAAGGTGAATTAAGACTTCTACGTTCTTTGCCCGATTTTGTAGCAGGACcatcaaacaaaacaattcaTCAGTGgttagaaaaattatcaattagtaaaaattttgttaatgtaaataaagcGTTGAAACTTTTTACTACCATTCCTGTGACAACTTGCTCTTGCGAAAGAGCTTTTTCCAAATTAAGTttggtaaaaacaaaattaagaaGCCGCATGTCGCAAGAAAGATTAGATGCAATGATGTTGATATTTGTAGAACAAGAACTAGCatcagaaataaattatgacgaagtaattgatgaatttaaacatttgcATCCTTTTGACtga
- the LOC113559675 gene encoding uncharacterized protein LOC113559675, producing the protein MKKRPKDGLLILVRNIKLESLSPKKLRKKFICSSHFERNAYSNPTAPKSRLNRNAVPNKYLNELIDNIPEEKLTTEKSPINRTWHVSNQNTTQNAYIHVNETIITTPKKSHNHREKITDNMFQDSKSLFSMSPEVLKVKTPEIKYPSVMSNSFNLNDAGTSMFSPSLSITPNTRKYISDLTELPSNEISIKKAIEYNKALDIIEGYEDLGTLGRTNKIGSYALVIMIRCLYVNWKFPLCYFFTGNGIKGDNLTNILKECVIKLLELGLVPSAVVCDQGSQNRRMFSLLGATHNNPSVDINGQKLFLIYDMPHMIKSLRNNLLDASIKTCVSTGELKTKTALDTANFIENVNDMFDSANSKNLYDANPNRRPLSKRNSQVLQNLKNFCILFDKAVKINLKNNKVTTPPCFIGLKWTLTAIIGLYESEKIIMNQHISNKEYFLMTNKLTQDPLENMFSIMRQKNGYNKNPTARTFRCCFSAICSYSLMKCSESSNCEEDGEEFFNVDTLNDVQITRPTYSEEIQEDGLNDNIYNLSDDCETDSNTSSGTIVINTTNAKKSLENCAVIYFAGYLATRIFKECKWTNTELHNKAVQQIAKLKVFKHN; encoded by the exons ATGAAGAAACGTCCAAAAGATGGATTATTAATTCtggtaa ggaatattaaactagaaTCCTTAAGtcctaaaaaattaagaaagaaGTTCATATGCTCTTCTCATTTCGAAAGGAATGCCTATTCCAATCCCACAGCACCAAAATCACGACTAAATCGTAATGCAGtaccaaacaaatatttaa atgagttaatagataatattccaGAAGAAAAGTTAACTACTGAAAAATCACCTATAAATAGGACTTGGCATGtttcaaatcaaaatactACCCAAA atgccTACATACATGTTAACGAAACAATCATAACAACACCAAAAAAATCACACAATCATCGTGAAAAAATAACAGATAACATGTTTCAAG attctaAATCGTTGTTTTCAATGTCACCTGAAGTGTTAAAAGTGAAAACTCCCGAAATTAAGTACCCATCTGTAATGTCGAatagttttaacttaaatgATGCAGGAACGTCGATGTTTAGTCCATCTCTTTCTATTACACCAAATacacgaaaatatatttctgattTAACTGAATTACCATCAA atgagatttcaattaaaaaagcgATAGAATACAACAAAGCTTTAGACATAATAGAAGGATATGAAGATCTTGGAACTTTAGGGCGAACTAACAAAATTGGCTCCTATGCACTAGTCATAATGATCCGTTGTTTGTACGTAAATTGGAAATTtccattatgttattttttcactgGTAATGGAATAAAAGGGGATAATTTAACTAACATACTTAAAGAAtgcgtaataaaattattagaacttGGTTTAGTACCTTCTGCTGTAGTCTGCGATCAAGGATCACAAAATAGAAGAATGTTTTCATTACTTGGTGCAACACACAATAACCCATCAGTAGACATAAAtggtcaaaaattatttttaatttacgataTGCCTCATATGATAAAAAGCttacgaaataatttattagatg CTTCTATTAAAACGTGTGTTTCTACTGgtgaattaaaaactaaaaccgCACTAGACACagcaaattttattgaaaatgttaatgatATGTTCGATTCTGCAAACAGTAAAAATTTGTATGACGCAAATCCAAATAGACGACCTCTAAGCAAACGTAATTCTCAAGtccttcaaaatttaaaaaacttttgtatTCTTTTTGATAaagctgtaaaaataaatttaaaaaataataaagtaactaCACCTCCGTGTTTCATTGGACTTAAATGGACATTAACAGCTATTATTGGTCTTTATgaatcagaaaaaataataatgaatcaacatatttcaaataaagaaTACTTTTTAATGACTAACAAATTAACACAAGATCcattagaaaatatgttttccaTAATGCGACAGAAAAACGGCTATAATAAGAACCCAACTGCCCGAACATTTCGTTGCTGTTTTAGTGCGATTTGTTCTTATAGTTTAATGAAATGTTCTGAAAGTTCTAATTGTGAAGAAGATGGTgaagaattttttaatgtggATACTCTAAatgatgtgcaaataaccagACCTACATACTCTGAAGAAATTCAAGAAGAcggtttaaatgataatatatataatttaagtgatGATTGTGAGACTGACTCGAATACTAGTTCTGGTACTATAGTTATTAACACCACAAAtgctaaaaaatcattagaaaATTGTGCTGTCATTTATTTTGCAGGATACTTGGC aacaagaatatttaaagaatgtaAATGGACAAACACAGAGTTACACAATAAGGCTGTCCAGCAAATTGCAAAACTAAAAGTgtttaaacacaattaa